GCGAAACGCCAGCACCGACCAAATCGAGCGAGCGATGTGATCACCCACGAGCACGCTCCACACCCAGACCACGCTCGCGCCGTGAGTCGCGAAGAGATACGCCAGCGGAACTCGGATCAGCCAGTTACCCAGCGCGGCTCCCATGAACGGCGTCATGGTATCCCCCGCGCCGCGCAACGCGCCAGAGAGTGTGAAATGGACTCCCATGAACGGCTGCGCGATGGCCAGTGTCAGGAGGAAAGGTACGAGGTCCTCCAGGATCGCCGTATCCGCCGTGAAACCGCGCGCCAGGCTTCCCCGGAGAAACGCTACCAGCACGCCGAGAAAGGCCATGACGAGCAGCGCGAGGCGCACCGATCGCCACCCAGACTGCCGCGCGCGGGCGACGTCTCCTGCACCCAGGGCCTGTCCAACCAGGGTCGCTGCGGCGACGCCAAAGCCCAACCCGGGGATCCAGGAGAAGGCGAGCAAGCGCACTCCGATCGCGTACGCCGCGATCGCCGCTCCGCCGTAGCCCTTCGACAAGATGGCGAAGTAGGTGAGAAGGGCGACGTTCATCACCATTCGCTCTCCCAACGCCGGGAGCGCCACGCGACCCATTTCCCCCAACACCCCCCGATTGGAGGCCAGCGCTGACAAGCTCGGAGACAACCGCTCCCCTCGCGGCTCTCGGTCCACCCGGCGGGCTAGCCAGTACACCCCGAGCCCGGCGGCATGCGCTGCCAGCGTCGCGATGCCGGCTCCCTGTAGGCCGAGCTTGGGCAATCCGAAGAGCCCGAACACCAGGAGCAAGTTGAGACTGAGCTTCGTGACGCCAGTCGCTGCCACCGCGAACAGCGGCACCCGGGTGTTCTTGCGCGCGCGATAGGCGCTTTCGATGCTTGCGTCGGCCGCGACGAGCAGTGTCCCAGTAATTACCAGTCGGAAATAAGGAACAGCTAACTCAATGACCTCGGGCGTCGCGCCGAGGATCGCGAGCGGTACGCTTGGCGCGGACCATACGACAAGCGCAACCAATCCCGATAGACCCAGGCTGAAGAAGCAGCCCGCGGTGAACGCCGCGCGCGCGCGCTGCAAGTTGCCACCGCCCACAGCGCGAGCCATCAAGGCGACACTGGCGATCGCAATCGCCTGAAGCGAGGTCACGATCAGGTGGACGTACTGCGCCGAGTATCCAACCGCAGCGACGGAGTCCCGCCCAAGACGCGAGAGCATCGCGATGTCGATCAACTCGATCGCGTTGACGACCAGCAACGAGACGATGACCGGCCAAGCCATCCGACGGATCTCCTGATCGATCCGCTGACGCCGCTCACGTTCGTCGTTGGGTGCGCTCACTGCGATGGCTCACAGCTCGGAGGAGGTTCCCCGACACCGCAGACCGTACCAGTGCATTCCCACTCTTGGGTGTCGCAACGCCGGAAGCAGCGCAGCGCACACCAACCGTCATCGCTCGCAGCGTCAGCCGCGGCAGCGTCTCCTGCGCTAGCGTCTCCCGCGGCAGCGTCTCCTGCGCCAGCGTCACTGCCGTCGACCACGTCCACATCACCGGCCGCGTCGACACTGGCGTCAGGTGGGGCGGTTGAAGAGGTCAGTGTGCAAAGCACCGCGCTTGCCTGCCCGCACGCTGGGCCGGGGTAAGGCGGGAAGTCCCCTCCCGCGTCGACTTCGACCGTCTCGTCGTCATCAAGGGTGATTGGGATGTTGCTCTGCACGATCTCGCACCCCACGCTGGCGAGCAAAGCAGCGCTCAGGCTCAGCGCTACCACCAAGCGGCGTCGCGTAAGATGAGAAGCGGGATCGGACATCAGTTCAAGCGCGGCCCAGCTGGGTCGCTGCCAGCTTGCGTAGCTCCTTCTTCATGATCTTGCCCACCCCATTTTTCGGAAGCGAGTCCACGAAGAACAGATGGGCCGGGGTCTTGTACTTGGCGAGGTGGGCCTGGGCGTGCTGAGTCAGCCTGGCAGCCTCGAGCTTCGCTCCAGAGCGCAGAACAACGTACGCGGCCACCTCTTCGCCTAGCACCTCGTGGGGTACGCCGACGACGGCGCACTCCTGAATCTCCGGGAGTTGATGCAACACCTCCTCGACGTCCTTCGGGTAGACGTTGAATCCGCCCCGAATGATCAAGTCCTTCTTGCGTTCCACGATGAACAAGTAACCGTCGTCGTCGAGGTAGCCAACGTCACCAGTAAACAACCAACCGTCTCGAAACGTCGCCTGGGTCTCCGTTGGCAGCCCGAGGTAGCCGGGGCTGATGTTATTTCCGCGCGCAATCACCTCTCCAAGCTCTCCCCGCGGCACTGGCGCGCCGTCGTCATCCACGATGCGCACTTCCACACCCTCCATTGGCAACCCGGTGGAACCGGCTTTCCGAGGATGGCCCTCGCGATCGATGGCAATTCCCGGACACGCCTCCGTGAGGCCATACCCGGTGTACATGCGTCCTCCAAACCGCTTCTCAAAACGGACGAGTTGCTCCGAAGGCATTGGCGCGGCGCCAACCAACCAGCGCTCGACAGTGCTCGTGTCTACCAGTCCCCCGGCTGCCTCGAGCGCATCCGCGCACGCCATCAAGCCGATGTACATCGCGGGCACGCCCGCCATCGCTGTAACCCGATGCTCGCGGATGGAGTCGAGCACCAGCTTCGGGTCGAACCAGCGTATCAAGACGCTCTTGCCCCCAAATAGGTAGCCTCCCACCAGGACCCCCAGCCCGAAACTGTGCGCGAGGGGTAGCACCAACAAGCCGACGTCCTTCGAGCCATCTCTGCCTGAGGAGGCTTGAGAGTTGCGGGTCGCCGCCACCAAGTTGCCGTGGGTCTGCATGACCCCCTTGGGGCTCCCCGTCGTCCCGCTCGTATACAGCAGCACCGCTAGGTCCGAGTCTTTTCGCGACACAACCGGCAATCGTTTCCCCGTGGCAATGAGTTCTGTAAAACTCATGTGTTCCGGTCCCGAACTACCTGCGACGAGGATGTGTTCGAACACCGCACCGCACTCCTTGGCGGCCTCGACCTTCGGCAACAGCTCGGTGGTGGTGATCAGGATCTTGGCGCCGCAGTTCTGCGCGATGAACGCGATCTCGTGAGCCTCGAGCAGGAACAGCACCGGCACGGCAACTCCACCCGCGCGCCAGATCGCCGCGTAGCTAATCAGCACCTCGGGGCGATTTGCCATCAGCAGCAGCACTCGCTCCCCGGGAGCAAGCCCCAGCTCCGCGAGCGCACCCGCGAGGTGCTGACTCTGCTCGTGGAGCTGCAGGTTAGAGAACCTATCCGCGTCAAAGATCAGGCGCTCGTAGACGCCGAACTGTTCCAGGTTCTGCTCAGCCAGGCTCGCGAGGGTCATCCCCCCCAGGGTATCAAGGCATGCGCGCTTCCGCAGCGGGGAGCGGTATCGCGCGGCCCACCCAGCCAATCACCCAAACCATCGGGACCGTGATCAGGATGCAGGGCAGCACCACCCCTGGGCGCTCCGGGTAGAAAGCCAGCGCGTACGCCACCGCCAGGCCGTTGTTGACGTAAACGCAGTTACAACCGAACGCGACCGCATCCTCGCGACCCATGATGCGCCCCGCGAGCGCTCCCGTCCCAAGGAATGCCAAGCTGGTCAAGCTGACCATGACCAGGACCGCCAACAAGCCGCTCAGACCTTGCTCGAACCAGCGCGCGCGGGTGGCGCTCGTCGCCAGGAAGATCAGCGCGAGGAGGGAGACCAGCGCCAGTGGCGTGAATCGTCCTTGCTGCCGCGCGACCCAGGGCGCTGCTGCTCGGCGGGTCACTTGCGCGGCGACGAACGGAACTCCAAGGAGCACGGCGATGTAGCTGACGCGGGCTGCGACTTCGGACGGCGTGAGAGCATGAGCCTGAGCTTTTCCGAGCAAGCGAGGCAGCTCGAGGCTCAATGGCACACTAACTGGTGAGAGCAGACTCGTCGCGAGCAGGACCAACAGGGCCAGGGCGACGTTTCCGCGATGCACATCGGCGAATGCGACGCTCGACATCCCCGCAGGCATCGCCGCGAGGATCAACAACCCAAGGCGGTCATCCTCAGGGAGCCACAGGCTCGAGATGAACACGAGCAGCGGCAAGCCGAACAACTTCACGACGATGAGTGCTGTCAGGCGCCGCGCGGCGCGCGGCCTCCGTAGCTCGACCAGCACTGCCCGCGGACTGACCTTCAGGCACGTGAAATAGAGCACCGCCCCCAGGCAAACTGGAATCGCTTGCCGGGCCATTTCCAGAGGGATTTCAATCAGCAATCCCAGCCCGAGTAGGCAGTAGGCCAGCAACCAAAAGCGCTCCGTCAGGAGGACACGGGCGCGCGCGAGGACAGTCTCAGACACGAGCGTCCTCGCAGTGGCAACTCATCGAACGTGCTGGCGCGCCGAGCATGCGCCGCGCCAGCACGAGGTCGAGGCTCACTCGTTTCCGGTACCTGCAGCACCGCCGCTGGTGCCAGCGCTACCACCCGTACCGCCCGTCGTGGCGCCCGAGCTGCCGCCAGTCGCCGCGCCGGCGCTTCCTCCGCTCGTGCCCCCACTTCCGGCGCTGCCTGCGGCGCCGCCAGTGGACGTGCCGGCCGTTCCGCCACTTCCAGAGGTCCCGCCGGTTCCGCCCGCACCACCGCTACCACCCGCGCCGGCTCCACCATCCAACGGGCAGAGGGCGGGACACTCCGCGTCTGACAAGCACGCAGTGATACGCAGTCCGAGCCCTGCAGAGGGTCCTGTGATCCCACCGTATTTGTTGATCACGTCCTGACACACGCCGGGAGACGCACAGGTCACGCCTTCGCAGCGCTTCTCTTTGGCGCATGCGCGGATCTCGGTGCAGCCCTCGTCTGCCACGCACTCCGCCAGCAGGCAGGCGCATGCGTTGCAACCACACACAGTGACCTCATCGCAACCTGACGTGCCCGTGTCGATGCAGTTCTGAACGAAGGCTGGTGTCGCGACGCATTCTGCACCGCCCGTGCCGGCACTACCGCTGCTGCCCGCTGCGCTGCCTGCGCTCCCACCAGAGCCACCGGTCCCGGCGGTCCCGGCGGTCCCGCCGTTGCCGAGCGGCGCCGGGCGGTCATCGTCGCTCGAGCACGCGGCAGCGAGAGAAGCCAAGCTCAATCCGAGGAACGCGAGCGAGCGAATGGGAGTGCGGGTGAAGAAGTTCATATAGGTCTCCGGGTTCGTGAGAAAGCTGCCACGATCAAGAAGCAGGGGAAGGCTCGCCCTGCGGGCGCGCGCCATTCAATTCGGGTGCGAAGCGCACCATGATGAAGTCGTCAATGAGTTCCCCTCGCAGAGTCCGAACGAAGCCGCGACGCACACCCTCGAGCACGAAGCCCACGGACTCGTAGAGCGCGATCGCCCGCCCGTTGTCACTGCGAACATAGAGCTCCAAGCGCGACACCCCTGCGGCGTCGGCCCAAGCGACAACAGCCTGCATGAGCGCGCGTCCGACCCCCTGCCCCTGGAATCGGGGGTGAACCGCAACCGCCGCCACGCAAACGTGCCTTACTCGAGCGGGGAACAGCTTCCTTGCGGAAGCATAACCGGCCACATCCGAACCAACCTCGACGACGAGCACTTGCTGCAGGCCCGAGGCTAGTGATCGGCGGTCAATCTCACCCAAGTCCTGCTGGACTTGGTCGCGATCGAGCACCATGCCCTCGCCCACTTCCGCGCACGCAAGGTCCACCGCTAGGATGCCAGCGGCGTCAGCCGACGCATATGGTCGCGGGGCGGATGGACCACGGCGCACCGAGGGTCCGTCTGTCGCTTCGGGGGTGATCAAGCGCCAAACCTCAAGGGGCCAGTAGTAACACGCTATGCGTCCCCTCGCCCGCCTTCGTGGACAGACGCGATCGCTCCTACGGAAACGACTGCGGGATCCAAGGAAGCGGCAGGTGCGACCTTCCCGAGGGCAAGGCTACATCTGAGATCCGACCTGGCATGTCCGCTTTCGTCCGTTGTTTGTTCGCGCTCTCTGGGGACGAACGCCAAACAAACGCCAAGACGGTGTACGCTGCTAGACGCAGAAGTGCGTGGGCGGAGGGACGAATGATCGGGGATTGTTGCGGCAGGTTGATGAAATGTGAGCGCTTGTCGGTTGGCCTCCTGGTAGCCGCCGTGAGCCTCACCGGTTGCTCTTCCGACTCGGCTTCCAATACGGAAAATAGCGGGGGGAGCGCTGGAACTGGGGTCGGCGGAAGCGCTGGCAGCAGTGGCTCTGGTTCCGCTGGATCGGGGAACACTGGAGGCTCCGGGAGCACCGGGGGCACCGCAAGCCCAGGTGGTGCGGGCGGAAACGGCGGTGGAAGCGCGGGCGTCTCGCAATGGGCACCACAAGCCTGGGAGGACTGCGAGGCAAACAGCCGCGCTGTCAGCGCGGGTCCAACGAACTATCGCGAGGCGGTCGATAGCCTGATGCCAGGAGATGTGTTGACGCTGGATGCGGGGAACTACGACCGCGGTTTGCCGATCCGAGCATCAGGCACGCCGGGTCGCTGCATCGTCATCCAAGGCTCGGCCTCCGGGGGCACTCGCATCACTGGCAGCGACGCCTTCAACTTGGTTGCGCTATATGGCGCAAGCTACATCAAGATCCGCAACCTTGTGCTGATGGGAGACGGGAAGGCAGGCTTTGGGGTTGCGTCTCAGGGAACCGAGACCGTCCACCATATCCTTGTAGAAAATCTGGACCTCAGCGGATTCGATGCAGATCAGCAGATCGTTGGGATCTCGACGAAGACGCCCGCGCACAACTGGGTGATCCGCGGCAACCGTATCGCAGGCGCTGGCACCGGGCTCTATCTCGGCAACTCCGATGGCAGCCTGCCGTTTTACGCAGGAGTGATCGAGTTCAACAGTGTGAGCAGCACGCTTGGCTACTCCATGCAGATCAAGCACCAGCTATCGCGCCCGAGCGACGTCCCGGACGGAGCTGAGACGCTGATCCGTTACAACGTCTTCAGCAAGGGCAGCGAGAGTTCGAGCGGCGGGAATGCCCGTCCGAACCTACTGCTCGGGCACCAACCACTCAGCGGAAGTGGCTCCGGAGACCGCTTCGTGGTGTACTCGAACTTTCTCTACGATAACCCCACGGAAATGCTCTTTCAGGCTGAGGGCAACCTAGTCGTCTTCAACAACCTGTTCGTCAACCCTAGCGGCGGGGGGGTCAACATTCAGCCCCACAACGCAACCCCGCGCCAGGTCGACGTGTTCTTCAACACCATCGTCACGAACGGTGTCGGCCTCCGCATCAGCGGAGGTGACAGCGCGTTCACCCAGCAAGCGTTCGGGAACGCGAGCTTCGGCCCCCAGCCGTTCTCGGTTGGCACGGCACAGGACAACGTTGAAGGCACTCTCGCCGAAGCCGCTCAGGTGTTCGTCGGTGCGAACACGCTAGACCTATCCACACTCGATCTGCATCCCCAAGGTAACGCCCTCGTCGGCGCTAGCATTCCCACTTCAGCGATGCCTTCGGGTGTTGATGCGAGCCACGATTTCGATGAGGTCACGAGGGACTTCACGCGGCGCGGGGCCTATGCAGGCGCGCCCCCAAGCGGCGCGTGGAAACCCAGCTTGGAGCCGCGGAGCTACTGAACATCGCGACTTTACTCCGCGCGCGAGCTGACCGATGGTCGACAGATGGGAACTCAGCACCGTATCGCCGGCTGCGCGCTACTGCTCGCTCTCGCGTCGTCTTGCGCGGAAGCCGCTCCCCCTCCCTCCCGCGCCCCAGAGACCGCGAGTTCGACCCAGGTCCCGACACGGTGTGGCGAAGGCGAGACGTGTTCGGACAGCTCGTCGGATGAGCCCCTAGCAGCTCCTCCTGGGGTCGCCTGTCTGCGCGGTTCCGCGTGGATAAGTGGCCAGTGCTCTCCGCTCCCCTGCCTCGAAGGCTCGGAACGACACACGAGCGGCGCCTGCAAGCGGACTCGTCGCGGGGCTGAAGCCGAGGCTCTGTCGGCGAAGATCAAGTCAACGGAGCGGGCGTATCGCGACTCGATGTTCAAGGATCTGGAGCTGGCGGTAGAGCTGGCGCGGCTCCAGTTGCTGCGAGACGCGGAGCGCAGCACCATCGACACCGACCGAGCGGAGGCCCTACGCAACGCCCAACGGGCCACGGCGACCGACGCGAACCGCCCCTTGTCTCGCCTGATCGTGACCCTCGCTCAAGGTCGGGCCATGCTGAAGCCGATGACCCAGGCGGGGCCCGCCTTGCGGGCGCTCCTGCTCGGGCTCTTTCAGCAGCTCACGGAGGGCGCGATCATCCAGGCCAAGGGCGCTGAAGCGGCTGCCATGCACACGCTGGTCGGCTTCATCCAGCTCGATCGCGGGGACGTCGCCGCCGCCCATGCCGCTTTCCTCACGGCACTGGATCAGCACCCGCGTTTCGCCCCTGCAGAGCTTGGTGCGGGAGATGCCGCCCGCGCCCAAGGTGATTTCAAGGAGGCTCGCCGCGCCTATGAGCGTTGCCTGGCGCTCGACCCCCAGAGCCCGGATGCAGCCCTCGGCTTGGAGGCGGTCAAGCGGCGCACCGCGCTGTTGGTTCAGCCCCCGCCGGAGCTACCGCCGGGCACTCCAATTCTCGACTCAGAGCCTCTGGCGAGCACGCAAGCTACGCCGAACCTGTGTAGCCCCACGGCGCGCAAGTCGACGCCAGCGCTCTGCAAAGCATTGGACGAGCTGCACAAGGTCGACACGCCGGACGCCACTGCGCAAAGCGGCAAGGCGGTGCTCGACGAGGTGTGGGGCCAAGACTGCATAGAACAGCGCACCCAGTGCGATGACCACATCGCTCTTGCCGTGCTCGAAGTCTCGAAAGCGTTCGCGCGCGGAAATAGCTTCGCAAAGTCCATTGTGGTGGCGAAGGTGGCGATGGCGAACCCTGGGCTTGGCAAGGCCAATCAGGAAGCGATCCTGCTGGCAGCAGACGCCTACTATCGGATTGGCATCGCGAGCATTGCTGCAAACTTCTACGCTAGATACTCGGGCACCAAAGATCTAAGAGCGAAGGCTCATTTACGGGGGTTCATGCTGAAGCTGGTGACACTGAGTCCCAGCGAAATCCACGGCGAGGCGCAGCGACTAGCCAGAGAACGCGATATCCCCAAGGAAACACGTGACGCGCTGATCCAACTCGCGGAGTTGGCCAAGCCCCGCCGCTCGACTCAGGAGCCGAAAGCGGAAGCCGGCCCGCCTGAGGTACTCAGCGTGGCAAGCGGCCTCTGGGCAATCCTCGAAACGCCCAGCTGGAGCCCTGCAAGCGGACGCTAGCGCCCCCCGCCCATGCGCTTCTTCAGCGACAAGCGCTTCTTGACCTTGGATTTGGCGGGGCGATTCTTGATGTCGGGCACGGCGGCTGAAGTTGCCTTGGCTGCCTTCTTCACCCGTGTATTTGGGGGTGAGGCGCGCCCAGGCTTGCGTGGAGCCGCTCTACGGCCACCCTCGGTGGTAGCGCCCTCTGCCGCGCGCGCCCCTCGGCCCACAGAGTGCTTGCCCAGCTTTTTTCCGCGCGGCTTTGATTCTCGCGGGTCGACACCATCACTCGCCTTCGCCCACGCCGCGGTGCGCCCCCGCAGCACCGGCTCGGGAGGCTTCGGCAGGTTGAGGCGGCTTTCGTCGGTCCAGTCGAGGCTCACCTGGCCGAGCCTGCCCTGTCGCCAGTCGTGCAAGAAGACACGCGCAGCCTTCTCGCGGTCGAGTTCGCCACCCTTGAGCAGACAGCCTCGGCGCTTCCCGATCAGCTCCAGCAGCAAGTAGGTGTCGACGCCGCGCTGGCGCTCGAGCGCACCGACCACGTCGAACGCGCCGACTAGATCGAGGCTTTCGTCGGCGTTGGGAGATGTCTCCGAGACGTCCGCTTGCTTCGCGCGAGGAGCTTTCCTCCCCCCCGAACCCGACTCGGAGTCCGCCTGCGCCTCGGACGGATCGATCTCGTATCGCTCGCGCAGTGCCTTGGGGTAACGCTCAGCCATCAGCCCGAGGCCGTACCGAGCGATGCTCTCCACATCGATCACCGCCTCGCGAATCGCTCCGCTGAGCGCGAGACGGGTAGCGCCTTCTTGGTCGTCCAGGCGCGGCCAGAGCACGCCGGGGGTGTCCATCACCAGCACGTCATCGCTGGCTTCGGTCTGCTGCTGACGCTGGGTGACCGCAGGGCGGTCCTCGACCGCAGCGACCTTTCTGCCCGCAAGGCCGTTCAGTAGGGTGCTCTTCCCCACGTTCGGGATACCCACGACCATGGCGTAAGTGGGGCGCCCAATTTTTCTACGCGGTAATGCGAGATTGCGGCAGGCTCCGAGGACACGCGCAGCGTCGCTCTTCTTGTTGCCAACAATCGCCAACGCGGCCTTGCCCTGGGAGTCGAAGTGCTCCAGCCAACGCGCGGTCTGCTCGGGGTCGGCGAGGTCGCTCTTTGCGAGCACGCGTAGCACTGGCACTCTACCGGCGAGGCGCTCGAGCATCGGGTTGCGGCTCGAACGTGGCAGACGGGCGTCGAGCACCTCGATCACTACGTCGGTGCGGCGCATGGCCTCGCGCATCTCGCGCCGGGCCTTGTTCATGTGCCCGGGGAACCAGTTGATTCTCATGGTTGGCAGATGCGTTCGTTGGCGAGGACGGTAACGACGGCCCCGCACAGCCAAAACTACGCGAGTTCGTCAGCAGGTCATTTCGATGACCGGCAGGCGCTAGTGAAGCAACGGCGCCAAGCTACGCAAGCCAGATCGAACCGCGCGGCGCTCGAGCAGAGTTCCCCAACGGGAAATGTCGATCTCCTTGCGCGGGCGCGG
This Polyangiaceae bacterium DNA region includes the following protein-coding sequences:
- a CDS encoding MATE family efflux transporter → MSAPNDERERRQRIDQEIRRMAWPVIVSLLVVNAIELIDIAMLSRLGRDSVAAVGYSAQYVHLIVTSLQAIAIASVALMARAVGGGNLQRARAAFTAGCFFSLGLSGLVALVVWSAPSVPLAILGATPEVIELAVPYFRLVITGTLLVAADASIESAYRARKNTRVPLFAVAATGVTKLSLNLLLVFGLFGLPKLGLQGAGIATLAAHAAGLGVYWLARRVDREPRGERLSPSLSALASNRGVLGEMGRVALPALGERMVMNVALLTYFAILSKGYGGAAIAAYAIGVRLLAFSWIPGLGFGVAAATLVGQALGAGDVARARQSGWRSVRLALLVMAFLGVLVAFLRGSLARGFTADTAILEDLVPFLLTLAIAQPFMGVHFTLSGALRGAGDTMTPFMGAALGNWLIRVPLAYLFATHGASVVWVWSVLVGDHIARSIWSVLAFRAGRWGRGVDLQQISATRGELAR
- a CDS encoding AMP-binding protein, yielding MTLASLAEQNLEQFGVYERLIFDADRFSNLQLHEQSQHLAGALAELGLAPGERVLLLMANRPEVLISYAAIWRAGGVAVPVLFLLEAHEIAFIAQNCGAKILITTTELLPKVEAAKECGAVFEHILVAGSSGPEHMSFTELIATGKRLPVVSRKDSDLAVLLYTSGTTGSPKGVMQTHGNLVAATRNSQASSGRDGSKDVGLLVLPLAHSFGLGVLVGGYLFGGKSVLIRWFDPKLVLDSIREHRVTAMAGVPAMYIGLMACADALEAAGGLVDTSTVERWLVGAAPMPSEQLVRFEKRFGGRMYTGYGLTEACPGIAIDREGHPRKAGSTGLPMEGVEVRIVDDDGAPVPRGELGEVIARGNNISPGYLGLPTETQATFRDGWLFTGDVGYLDDDGYLFIVERKKDLIIRGGFNVYPKDVEEVLHQLPEIQECAVVGVPHEVLGEEVAAYVVLRSGAKLEAARLTQHAQAHLAKYKTPAHLFFVDSLPKNGVGKIMKKELRKLAATQLGRA
- a CDS encoding bile acid:sodium symporter, with the protein product MSETVLARARVLLTERFWLLAYCLLGLGLLIEIPLEMARQAIPVCLGAVLYFTCLKVSPRAVLVELRRPRAARRLTALIVVKLFGLPLLVFISSLWLPEDDRLGLLILAAMPAGMSSVAFADVHRGNVALALLVLLATSLLSPVSVPLSLELPRLLGKAQAHALTPSEVAARVSYIAVLLGVPFVAAQVTRRAAAPWVARQQGRFTPLALVSLLALIFLATSATRARWFEQGLSGLLAVLVMVSLTSLAFLGTGALAGRIMGREDAVAFGCNCVYVNNGLAVAYALAFYPERPGVVLPCILITVPMVWVIGWVGRAIPLPAAEARMP
- a CDS encoding GNAT family N-acetyltransferase, with translation MDLACAEVGEGMVLDRDQVQQDLGEIDRRSLASGLQQVLVVEVGSDVAGYASARKLFPARVRHVCVAAVAVHPRFQGQGVGRALMQAVVAWADAAGVSRLELYVRSDNGRAIALYESVGFVLEGVRRGFVRTLRGELIDDFIMVRFAPELNGARPQGEPSPAS
- a CDS encoding tetratricopeptide repeat protein codes for the protein MFKDLELAVELARLQLLRDAERSTIDTDRAEALRNAQRATATDANRPLSRLIVTLAQGRAMLKPMTQAGPALRALLLGLFQQLTEGAIIQAKGAEAAAMHTLVGFIQLDRGDVAAAHAAFLTALDQHPRFAPAELGAGDAARAQGDFKEARRAYERCLALDPQSPDAALGLEAVKRRTALLVQPPPELPPGTPILDSEPLASTQATPNLCSPTARKSTPALCKALDELHKVDTPDATAQSGKAVLDEVWGQDCIEQRTQCDDHIALAVLEVSKAFARGNSFAKSIVVAKVAMANPGLGKANQEAILLAADAYYRIGIASIAANFYARYSGTKDLRAKAHLRGFMLKLVTLSPSEIHGEAQRLARERDIPKETRDALIQLAELAKPRRSTQEPKAEAGPPEVLSVASGLWAILETPSWSPASGR
- the ylqF gene encoding ribosome biogenesis GTPase YlqF, producing MRINWFPGHMNKARREMREAMRRTDVVIEVLDARLPRSSRNPMLERLAGRVPVLRVLAKSDLADPEQTARWLEHFDSQGKAALAIVGNKKSDAARVLGACRNLALPRRKIGRPTYAMVVGIPNVGKSTLLNGLAGRKVAAVEDRPAVTQRQQQTEASDDVLVMDTPGVLWPRLDDQEGATRLALSGAIREAVIDVESIARYGLGLMAERYPKALRERYEIDPSEAQADSESGSGGRKAPRAKQADVSETSPNADESLDLVGAFDVVGALERQRGVDTYLLLELIGKRRGCLLKGGELDREKAARVFLHDWRQGRLGQVSLDWTDESRLNLPKPPEPVLRGRTAAWAKASDGVDPRESKPRGKKLGKHSVGRGARAAEGATTEGGRRAAPRKPGRASPPNTRVKKAAKATSAAVPDIKNRPAKSKVKKRLSLKKRMGGGR